One Vicia villosa cultivar HV-30 ecotype Madison, WI linkage group LG5, Vvil1.0, whole genome shotgun sequence genomic window, GTCTCTGATAAATTACCAAGCCACTGTGTTGAAATGTTTTGCTATTAATGGTTCTGTCAAACAAAAGTCATTTTCGCCTTTCATGCTCACTATTAAAACTTTTATGTTTACTAGACATAATTCAGTAGCATGAATTTGAAGCtgtattttgaatttaaacaatTAATATATACTTATGAGTTATACTGTCTTGTGGTTTATCGAAGATATCAATGTTGCTATTTTCTCTTCTATTTCATTCGTGATTGATGATGTGATTTATATTTCTTTTTGCTAGGCACGAAGAAATCTGAATGATCCAGAAAATGCCGTTATTGGTGCTTTTGCaggtaaataaatgaaaatatatcTAAGTTTCAGCACTAGCATCATGAGCTTAGGCTTTaattgtacttcaagctaattaAGATTTAAAGATATGTGATTGTTTAACTCTATCGGATTTACTGTGTAGAATCAAAACCATGAATCTTGTTAATTTTTTCAAGCTATTTTTCTTTGCAAGGTACACAGTCAAACTAGATTTCTGTAACTGAGAGGAAAGTCAATCTAACCTAATTCTAGATCTCAATAGAACCCTTGGCTTTATTTAACAGTGACCAGTAGGTAACATCAAGATAGAAAACATTTAGTTATATTTGGAAATAAGATACTTGTTGTATATGATATACATGTATGACAGGTTGACAAAATTTGTACCACCATACTTCAAATACGGGAGCTTGTAACCTAAATGAAGATATACTTGCTAAAAAAACTGCATTGATTATATTTTCCACTTCTATTTGTAATTTTTCGAGGATTGTAAGTaaatgagaatttctttattTTGGTTGATTTGTTAAGCATTATGGCGTGTCCTACTAACTTTGTGATGCGGTatacttttttgttttttgtaggCGCACTAACCGGAGCAATAACTACGCCCCTTGATGTCATCAAGACAAGGTTAATGATTCAGGTAAGATGAAATCCTGTTTCCTTTTCATTTGTATGTATTGGTTTTACATTATACCTTTTCTGTTCAATTAATCTGCAAGTAAATCAATCACACACGTCAATAGTAAATTATCCAGCCATTGACGAAGTTCCTATTTCCTCCTCTTAAGGGACCTGCAAACCAATATAAGGGAATTGTGGATTGCGTTCAAACCATTATTAAGGAAGAGGGACCTGGTGCTTTTTTGAAGGTAGTTTCTTTCTGTGTTTTCTTTCTCACATTGTAGCTTATGACAAGTAAAATAACATGGTACAAATTCCTCCCAAAGCATGCACTTTATCTTCTACCGCCGCATGTAGATTAAAAAAGATACAGCTTTCTGGCAAGAAATATACTTGGAGCTTATAATATAAATCATACTCCTATATTTATTGCAGGGTATTGGGCCAAGAGTACTTTGGATAGGCATAGGTGGTTCAATATTCTTTGGCGTCCTTGAGAGTTCAAAACGTTTCCTTGCTGAGAGGCGTCCTACAAAAGCTCCGCGCATAAACTCAGAAAAAAGTGAAGATTaagaatatgattttttattctatgaattttgtataatgtATCATCCCTCTGGTTAACTTTCATCTAGTTTTGTAGCATTTGAGGCTTAAAATTAATACTGAGGTATTTAGGAAATAGAATATTATGGcagaagttgatccatgtagctgaTTCTATTTAATGGAATAAGGCTTGGATGTTATTGTTGATAATTACAACAAAGTTTAAGAGACTTTGATATCTAGCTTTATTGCTCGATTTGACAATAAATGACCACTCTTTTGACCATAAAGTCATATGATTTGGACAAGGAAATCTGGATGTACTGGATGTGGAACGATGGTTATTGAGGTATAAATCCCAAAAGGCATTGTATGACAAGATCTAAATCCTAAAAGTATGTTTGGATGTAGAATTTTCGAGGAAagtgaatttttttctttttaaaataaaataagtaaactaaaaaaaattaaaaattaagccTGATTGAAATGCTATATGACCATGCTATTCTttagtatatattttaaaaatctcaAACATATACCAAAACTCTacatccaaacataccctaaggAGTTGGATGCAGTGCAAATCTCGTAAAGTAGTGTCTTGAAGTAACAAATAATGCATTTTTAATAGCAACCCGGTGAATTCCAAGGGATTGGACATTGATTAGGATAgatgaataattgatattataatGAGATCGATAACGAGGTCATGTAAATAATCAACAATTTTTTACAATGCAATAAACCATCAAAGATTTTAACGTTTTCTGTTTGTCAAACTAATCTATCAGCATCTTCGATGTACTAGCTTTGAATAACAACCaagtttagtaaaaaaaattgatgAGGCATGAACCAAATTTTATAGGCAACAGAAACGGTAATATCTATGCAAAACATGGCAAATGGATTTTTATATTGATGTACAGGAACTATACATTTTGgagcagaaaaaagaaaaaaagaaaccaATGGGACATTCTATGCTATGGGCCTCAAAATCGACAACAAACTACCCTCTTCTCCCCTACAAAAGAATCAGAGAAAACAAAAACTATAAGGGTGTTTACAAGAATGAGCTACAGATACAATTTGCCTAATATACAACCATCAAGCATCTactcaacaaaaaaaatatacatgTATATATAGATCATCAAACCCATTCAATATTCATTTCGTCCAGCCAATCTGGTTTTGGCTCAGCACCGTTCAATATGTGCGACAATGACTCCATATTATTTTTGAGCCAGCAGTGGGTCAAGGTGGTTCCCGTCCGACCTGGTTTGTCCAATCATAATGATAATTTACAGTAGAAAGTTTCACATTAAAGGGAGATAAGCTCCACCATGACCTTTTCTCAGCACTAATGGGGCCGCATTGTCAGGGACCTTGTCCATTTCTTGTGTGCATGCATCGATGACATCTCCAAATCCAGTAGCCACTGTAGCCAACTGCATCCGTAACCTCAAATCCCTTGTTCGCTTCAGTAAACACCTGAGtgatcttcctaaatatttagcCCATTCAGCAGGCAACCCTCCCCCTGTGAGCCATACGGAGAAATGAGATTGGTCTCCTCTGGCAGCTACTTCAGCTCTATAAAATTTCGCTAAATCAGTCAACATTGAAGGCTGAAGAGGTAGAACTGCCACAAATTCGGCTACAAACTCCTCCATGACTTCAGGTTTGAGCATTTGGTTCCAGAGCACCAAAGCCCATTCGCTTGGCTGGTTCAAGTTATAAGCTTCAGCTACAATTAAAGCTTCTTGGAAACGAGACTGCTCAACTAATGCTCGTCTAGCATTGGTTTCTGATAGATAAAGCCACTGGAAATCTGGCATTCGTATTTGGAGGGACAGAAGGGAAGCTTGAGCACAATCCATCCTTGTTTTATTGCCAGCATCAATGGAAGAGTGAACTTCAGCAGCTTCAATGAAGTAGCGCATGGAATCCAATAAGTCTTCATTCTGGTCCTTGTTATAACGCCGAAACCACTGTTCACAGGATTGCTCTGCTCTGGACTCTAAAAGAGTGGCAGTCTCATGTTTCATATCAAAATGAGTATAGACCTGGAAAGAAGACAAATGAAGGATGTTAAGCACCAATGACTAGGAacagaaacaaaaagaaaaaacttCATGAGCAAGTGAAAAATGCAACACGCCCACTTCTTAAGTAGATGCTGGGAAACAGTATGCAACATtgcaatataattaaataattaaatgtatttgAATTTAAGCAGTACTCAACCATTAATCTACAAACAAAATTTTGTAGACAACATTTCATCAATATAGAAAAAAATACAAACCAGGGCAAATGCATCAAGGTCATTAGGGTTGAAATGCTTCAAAGATGTAAGAACGGCCATTCGAAAACCTCTGACAGCCTCAGCAGTGCCTGTGTTTGTGTCGGCAGCAGCAGAAtacttttgaagaagaagatccaatTGACCATTTTCTATAAGAATACCAAGAATGAAATTGAGAGCATAAAAATTTTCAACTCCAGTTATCAGGCGAGCCAAGCACGGAAAATCACCCTCCAAAACATAAGCATCAACCCTAGTTGCAGCAAGAGcaacaagaacatcaactccATCAAGGCAAGCAGATGATTTGTAGAAGTGATGGGACAGAATAAGAAGCTCAACCTGAAATGCCAATTACACAGGAAGAACATTGTCAGCTCAAGACAAAGGAATGAGTCAGCCAGAATCATTAAGATACATTctcaactaatatttttttcttccaaattACAGCTACTCAATGATTATCCCTTTAAAAGATAAGGTAACACACAACAGCAGCAGAAGAGAGGGGTATATCAGTTCTCAAGTTGTAATTGGATAAAGAGGAGCAAATCTTAAAAATACGATCTTGTATGAATGGTAAGGACGCCGAGTTTATGGTATAACTTGTCTTTTAATCCTCAACATTAACAGAAAACCTGATGATTAAAATTCACTTCTCCTGCTCTTATTATAAACTAGTTTACTCACTTGATATGTTCCCTCGAGTGTAAGAGTTAGAGTGAGTGTTGAAAGGTTCCTAGCACTCCTCTTTCTATCATGTCTACAACTGAAATTCTACCACACACGAGCTAATTATGAGTCAATTTTTCGGTCAAGTGTATTGGCTGGATAATGACCTAACAACTTGCCTTTAGCCTAGAAAAACAACTTGCAATTTTACTAACGTATAAATATATGTCAACATTGAAACTGATTCACTTGTGAAGTGCAAGCTCAGAATATGTTGCTCAATTTTCTTACATTGTTCTCATACTCTGTTGTATgggaaacttttttttttaatcttttttggaACAGTGAGTCCCAAGTCCTTGGACTGGTGATACTAGTTTTAGTAGAAGTAAAGAGAGATACCATGCAGCAATTTAAAATATTTGCAACACAATGGTGCTTAGGTAGAACAGATCTAGGTATTACCTTAGAAGACAGGGAAACTATAAATCAAACCACTAAAAAATACTCCCTTCGATTTTTATTATACGTTGCATTGAGAAAAAAATGTGTGCCacattataagtcgttttacaatacAAATAAATTCTTTATGCTATTTTACCTATTATACCCTTAGATATTCATTATCCTCTCTTCTTTCAATTATGAAAATTTATCTTCTCCATACCATTAATGAAGGACAATTTTGTAAAACTTttcataacttttttttttcatacaacaattattactttttttaagTAAGTGTGAAAAGTCCAAAAGGGAGTATTTGGAGTTAAACAGTTCATCTTTATAAATAGTGTTGATTGTTGTTGCTCTCATTGTTGTTGTATaagtgaggattgcccccacttataaacacaacacaggccatatctctaagcaatgtgTGACTAAATCCACCCCTTCAAACCCAACACAATTAAGGTGTTGGAGGTTGCAATTAAGGCAAGCCAAATGCCGCAATTAAAGCGACTAGGGGCGGACCGCAATGAAGGCGGAAATTCCAACGCACCCCCTCCTCATGCTTGGGTCTCAATGAGCCAAAAGCATGGACAATGCGGCAAGCCCAACAATAGATCTaagataggctctgataccatctcAGGATTTGGGTTggacctaactcatccctacaaaaccgccTTGTAGGGTAaaaattgcccccacttataaacacaacacatGCCATATCTcttagcaatgtgggactaaattcACCCCTTCAAATCCAACACAATTAAAGTGTTGGAGGCTGCAATTAAGGCAGGCCAAATGCCGCAATTAAGGCGACTAGGGACGGATCGCAATGAAGGCGGAAATTCCAACATTTTCTTTTCTATATTTGCTtaatcttttgaatttttttaattcagTTTTAATTCCTGCAAGTAACTATTTTAGTTTTGTAGATAATGTCCAACCAACAAGTTTCCTTATAAACTTAAAGGGTTGCTAGAGCTAACAGAGCATACCATGGATGGAAATTTCACCATCCAGTTCAATAAGTAGATACAAAACACCACTCTTTGTTATTATTTTTGAAGCCTTGAATTTGATGAGAAGTGGTTGTTTGTTGTTTATGACACTCATTGACACTAAGGATATTTTCTATCAATCAAGTCTCCAGTTCTTAACATATATCGACAGTCTTGAGGATTCTTATTTATTTCtgcattaatatataattttgtgaAGTAGATAAGGATTCATGACTTATTGCTAATTGTTGGAAATTACACTTCATTGCGATCCTTCTCTAGTCGCCTAATTGCAGCATTTAGCTTGCCTTCATTGCAGCCTCCAACACCTACATTGTGTTGTTGGGTTTGAAGGGGTGGatcaagtcccacattgcttagagatatgTCATTTGTAGTGTTTATAAAGCTTGGGCAGCCCTCTCCTAACAagccaggtttatttatttatttatatatatatatatatatatatatatatatatatatatatatatatatatatatatatatatatatatatatatatatatatatatatagtttgctCGCTGCCATAATCCATCTGTCATCAACAGCACTGGTAATATTCTTCTGTCTAAATaaatttcttttgaaaaaaaaaagagtagaGGGTATCACAGTCAGGGCATCATTATCTCAGATAACATGAATTAGAATTTTCCCAACAGAATTGGATTTAATTCACCATTTCTGGACAAGATAGTGAAAAGAAAATGTGAGTGACAAATAACAACATGGTACCTCACAGGCATGTGGTATTTCTTGCCCAGTTATCACCAAACGCATTAAAGCATGCCCGATCTCTTGTTCAGAGGGACAAAGCTCTGCCCATTTCAAGAAGTCTGAAAATCTCCATAGCAAGGGAGCAGGGCCTTCCTCTTTTTGTGAATCCATATACCCTCCCCGATGTGCAGCCAACACACCCTGTACAACATAAATATTAATTAGCAATAAGTCATGAATCCCTATCTACTTCACAAAATTATATCTAAATATAGTTGTGTAACACAACCTCTTCATAATGGACATGGCATGTAAATTACAAAACTGTAAATCATAATGACATCAGTTCACAAATCCAGGTAAATTTCTTCATTCAATAGATGGGAAACAACACGCCCACAAAAGTCCATCTAATGATTAGAATGGTCTAACACATCCACTAATTTCCAGGCATCAACATAGTAAAACCATCATTAACtagaaacataaaataataaaaatgaatcaaaCCTTCAGGAAAGATTCTGCAAGTATTTGAGCAATACTAGCAGCTGGCATCGGATGAGTCTGCACCAGAAATTTTGCCTCCTCAAAGGACTCTTGTGCTTTAAGAGAAAGCAGCTGCAGTAGCTCAATTGGTTGTTTGTTGAATGCCTCAAAAAATGAGAGACCCAAGGTGTTTGCCACTTTTATAACTGCTATTATTTTCTTACATAGCCCACGCCCACTGCCTTCGGTAAAAATGACcacaaaactctccaaaacctaGCATTTTGAGCCAACATTCCACAACATTTTAAACATCATTAATGGAAACAATATCTGGGGAGGGGGAGAGAGATTTGGACAGTTACCTGAAGTGGGTCAATGTGGCGCTTATCATTCAGTAAATCATATGTCTGCATAACTGAATACACATCCTCATCAAGCATTGAGACTGATACATTGTTAGGAGGAGTTGACATAGAAGCAAGCTTCAAGGCTGCATCAACAAGTCTAAACTCAGATGGTATTTGTCCAGGGGAGAATTTATATTGTAGTTGCTTGGCAGCAGTGATTTGCCCAAATTCCAATAAAGAAAGAACAGCTCTTTCCAGCTCTGCCGCTCCAACCCTGTCCTCCCACCTAGAAAAAGACATTTCtactttcaaattttcttcttgtaaCTGCAACTCATTTTTGAAACTGATGATAGTATTGGAGCCATCATCGGTATCTGCACTTTTTTCTACCGAGTCAAGAGCTGGGCGTCTCAAAGCCACATATCCTTTGGCCCTTCGTTTTGGCTTTGTATTCCCACCAAAAGTAGTTGAAAGCCCAGCATCCACCACTTGATTCTTGTGAGGCATTTGATTGTTTTCTCTAGTCTCATATTTTTCTACAGTTCTATTCCTCATTGTATTTATATGGTTATCCATCGTTGCTATTATACTTGCGGTTCGGTCAATAATACTGGAATCATTCTTGATAGCACTCTCCCTGGTAGAAAAGGTTAAATTGAAGTCTCCTTCACTCTTCACCTGAGTCTCGGACTCAACGGCTAAGAGCCATACTTTGGTTTCAATCTCACGCAGAAGTTGCAACGGACAGACACTGAAAAAATTTAGCAACAAGATCAGTAAGGACATTACTTAAGTTGAAACAGAAAGTATAATCCGCAAATATGTTCCATACGGGTTGGAAATACTAATCATCCCACTCAGCCATTGCAGAGAAAGCAATAAAAGTTCATGAAGCTCCCTTGCAGGAAGATCTTTCTCCACAGCTTCGGCATGTTTAAGAAAAAATAACCCAGCCTGCACTCATTACAACGGAATAAACTTATAGCACCAGACAACACAGTATATTTCTTTAGCTGAACACCGACTGTACTAGAAAAAAGAAACCAAACATACTTGAAGAGAAGGAAAGGAATATCTGATGAATAGTGTGTGGCAGTGGCCCCATAAAGCAACCCTCTCTTCTGGCACATCCCAAAGAAATTCCTTCCATTCAGCTACCATAGATTCAGCCTAGCATTTGTGGAAGAGACGAAGAGATGAGGGGATAGTGTTCATGAGAAATATGAAAAACTATGAACTAAAAGCTAAATGTAAGGGAAAAAATTATAGCTGTTGGTACTCATTTGCAACTTATTTTGAGCAGATTCAATACAATATAACATAACTTCTCAACTATATTTTCTCTCCTTTTCCTTTTCCCTTTCTATTAAACAATAAGATGTTATATGTAACATGGCAAGAAAACGCTACTCAAACCCTTAACTAGTCTAGTATGAAGTTTGATATAATATCCACCAATGTATAATTAACTAGTCTAGTATGAAGTTTGATGGATCAAAACTTATAATTATTAATAAGAGACAATATGAAGAGCAGTCAGATCAAGAATATGTACTAACATCAAGAAAATGAGATGAAGAAAAAACATGAATTAGTTATAAATGGCTTCTACTGTTACTTCTGTATATACCATTCAATTGATCAATGTTCAAATATAGGATCAATTGGCTTCCCCTCAATTGAGGTATAGTCTATATCAACAACTGCGTTCCACAAACAGGTTTACAAACTTAAATCCTACCTGTGATTCAGTAACATGATGCATAGCAGATTTCCAAGGTGCACCACTGGCCTCCAGCTGTTTGGCCCAATTCCTTGCTTGCTCCCAGTGCCTATTTTTTTCTAGTGCAGATAAGAGTGAAGCATCGTCCCAATCTTCATTACCTAAATGCAACTCGTCATCTCTACGAAGTAGAGGCTCTGCTAAATTAATTTTCCAATAAAGCCTTCGATAGTTTGCCGCTGCATATCCACCATCACAAAAGTCTGTGGCAGCAAGAAGTTGCAGCAAGCATCTTTTCTCGTAAGGAGAAGGGCAGGTTGAAAGCACAGCATCAGCAGCTGTAGCAGCAGTAGAACTAATCCATGATGTCTCAATCTGCCCCTCTCTTCCTAAATTTGTCTGTATGTGCATTGGTTCTTCCTTAATTCGAGCAGAAAAGGAGCCCAAATGCGCAGAAGCTTCTGAGAGGCGCATTTGTGAAAAGGCCTAAGGACAAAAGGgaaagaaaatttcaaaattggagggctattatatttaaattaaagctAAAGTAAGGTTGATATCAATATTGCACCAGAGATATTATAACCCATGCAAAGATTTGGTTAAAAGTATATACAGattggtaaaaaaaatatttccatagaaatatcataaaatagctcacaacaaacaaacaaacaacgcAGTCGCATGTTACAGGTTTGACCTGAATTGATTAAAGTGATTAACTATGTTCTTAACAAGAATTCAGTTTAATCAAACATTCAATATTCAGCAGAAGAAACTCGGCAAACTAACCGTCATGGCAGGGAACTCTTAAAAAGTATGTCTAAGATTTAATATCTTACTTTGCAATTTAGGTTTGCTTTTTACATGGTCAAAGCAAAATATTGAGGGTAATTTTTATGCAGAATTTTAAAAGGCCCATTATTTGCCTTAGGTTTTCAAATATATTGTTGAATTTTAATATTGAGAATTTTCTTGTGTATCATTGCCTTGTTCTTATTCTTGCACTTATTGTACATCATGCCTGCAGCATTAAAGTTCActtttttattagaaaaaatatTGACTAAAAGAGAGTCAAGTCACAAACAGGAAGATAACCAGCTACTGGTTGTTGAATACCCAAGAACATATTGTGGCACTTGACCAAAGAGACACAGTAGCACATTATAAAAACAAATGTATCGTCTACGATATAAACCTATCGTCAAAAAGTAGTACTTACTAGTCTCAATGATCTTACACATACTAAAGAGCCAAATGAAATTTGAATTAGTTGCCAAACCTGAAGAGCACGGATGAACGGCAACAGGGGGCATGATGGAAGGAACATCTCAAACGCCCTTAGCAAAGGCGAAAACAACTGCTGTTCACAAAGCACTGCAACCATCTTGGAAAGAGAAGCAGGCCCTTCATCGGAAACACTTACAGCATTAACAGATCCATGGTGTTCTACTGTTATTTCATCCTCCACAGTCTTATCTTGAGAATCAAATATTCTTTCCTTAATAGAAATACTTGAGATGTCAGACATTGCAGAAGCAGAGGAGTCTAGTGAAACAGGAGTTATTAACCGTCGACGTTTAGGACTCTGCCTATTATAATGAAATGTGAGCTCTCTGTCACTTAGAGGCAGGGCATTAGTTGCCGCTACAGCCGCTCCAATATTGTCGGCAATCTGAGAAGCGATATCGTTCACTTTGATTGAGGAAGTTTCTCTGTCCAAAACAATAAAAAGGCAATGAGTTTCAATCATTGAAATACATCACACGTGTTTGAATTGCGTGTGTGTGGACCAATTAGCACTTATTCAAGACTTGGGCCTATAACAACTCATCATAGAATGTCATTTTCAATTCAACCATTGAATTATACACCAACCGACTTCATTTCTATTCGGAGTCAATTAGAAAATATTGCTCTTGTGCTTGTCATACAGATTCTTCATAAAATTGAACACATATAATTACGAAATGAAACAGTAATAAAAAATGTGTATTGCACATTAATTTTAATATGGGCTGATGCAATATAAACAATTTCCGGTTAATGTAAAGTTTTCTGAACATAATATTTGTGATGTAAATGATAATTGAACAGTGAATTTCGTGAGAAACTGGTCATAAGAAAATATTATTCCAGCTGCTGTCAAATTTAATTTCATCACTGATGTTGCCAATTATCCTAAAATAGAGATAGAGAGACTGATTTTGACTAAGACACGGCGGAAATTAAATCACACAAGACTGCAGGCCCTTCACAGGAGAGATGTCTTAGTATATGAAAGTATGAAAGCAGTTACGATCACCTTGCTGCAGTAATTTCTAACCAAACTGTCAGACACGATAATGGAGAGACATCAAGGAAACATGAAGCAACCATTGCCAATATTGACCACGACAACTCTTTTGCTTTCATCAAGAGAGCCTCTCCTGGACACTTTTGCTTTTCACACACTGCTAATATTTGGAAGAGTTCAACTGGAACACATACATTTTCTTCAGGAAAGGGTGTTTCACTGCTTTTCTCCAGTGTGTCCGAGAAAGGGGCAGAGCCTGCCTTTTTCTTCGATTGCATTCCTTTCAAAACTGTCAACATATGAAGTCTGAGACGTGGATCGCTGAACTCCTTTGATGCCTAGCATTCATAATCACAAAGATATAAAAAGAAACTTTGTTTCAACAGAACTTACACAATTTACATGTTGAGTTAGAACAGGATACAAGACTCACCATTCGGACTACTGTATCATATGGATATCCTCCAATCTGAGCTTCAGACAAAAATTCAATCTGACAGAAACCAAAAAAATTTAAGTCTATTGGTTGGGGAATTAATAGAAAAAATACCAAAAGTAGAAACATACCCAGTCATTGTCTCTAGCTAATACAGAAAGGTACTTTGTACTTAAGGGAAGCTGGTGCAACCTGCAAAAATTTGTTACCAATGACCATTGCTGGCTGGATATCTTTCGGTGAGATCTTAATTCATTTCCATCACCATTTCCACTTAATATCCATGACCCGTAGGTATTTTCATCAACCAACAGTGGAAGGCTTGCCTTTTCCAGATGGTGTAAGACAAGAATAAGAGCTCGTGAAGACTGTTTACTTGGAGCTCCCACTTCAGAGGCAATTACAGGAGAATCCTTGTGCAAATACTCATCAGCTAGAGCCCGAGCAAGAGATTCTGTTACATCACTTTCATGTGATTTTGCATGAAACACAGATCCATTAGGTGGTGATAATTGCTTGAGATTTTTGTTAGTTTCATTTGATTTGTAAAAATAAGATATCCGTTTTAGCACAGCAATGTCAATGCGCATCTTGCCGGCAGATAAACCACATAGCTCCAGAAGAAAAGCACTAGAAGCAACAAGCATAGAATCCTCAAAATGCAAAATTGCAGTTGACAAAACCTGAAAATTCGAGCACAAATCTGTCAATTtaacatttaaaattttaattgtgtgttttttaTCAGGCATTtgtaatgaaaaaatatataaaacacagcTAAGATTC contains:
- the LOC131602801 gene encoding uncharacterized protein LOC131602801 isoform X2; this encodes MGRSLEMLVDVNLAEEGILRLLFAAVYLMLNKSGNDSETSAASRLLALATCFATTMLRKYGLLQHKKDTRAAEGLNKTGLLSLPPIEPMKLPTEMDFALKLSELAHFLEIIRNLQCRHRTIFQKASQGLVDSEESSIMSIEKLHEEPQLAVLPSDLASLDMLNQHELSFPLPASGADNNENLALVPVDSESKLVSEELGDLSHSEKKVLPLENPREMMARWKVGNLDLKTVVKDALLSGRLPLAVLQLHLHQSEDFIVDEGPHDTFTEVRDIGRAVAYELFMKGETELAVATLQRLGENIEYCLKQLLFGTVRRSLRVQIAEEMKRYGYLGPYELKILKDISLIESLYPSSNFWKTYHHRLNDTSGPSDCDSPLGIRLRLLHNHSFDSLVIECGEIDGVVLDTWMNINENYSALEVDDDDAHVGYWAAAAVWFDAWEQKTIDRMILNQSVCSDISFLWESELDYHVCRNHWKEVFRLLDSMPAYVLSAGSLQLNLDVVQPVSSSGCDGKSSNYGNFLYSLEELDSVFMEVPDVQLYKFSPDIFSGWIRMLAEEKLAKRFIFLREYWEGTTELVSLLARSGYISGKNNVPLEDDLNETSSVRDGTVQALHKIFVHHCAQHNLPNLLDLYLGHHHLVLDLDSLNAFQETAVDCEWAKWMLLSRVRGCEYKASLANARSIMSHDLAPRSDLGVLELDEIIRTVDDIAEGGGEMAALATLMHASIPIESCLNSDGVNRHSNSSAQCTLENLRPTLQRFPTLWRTLVGACLGQDTMCLLVPKAKTALLDYLSWRDDIFLSTGHDTSLLQMLPCWFPKPVRRLIQLYVQGPLGCQSFSAFPMGETLLHRDIDLYVSADLHDEINAISWEATIQRHIEEELHSPLLEENGFGLEHHLHRGRALAAFNQIIGQRVQSLKSEWEGSSSTLGQTNIQPDVQKLLSPLGQHEDTLLSSVLSTAILHFEDSMLVASSAFLLELCGLSAGKMRIDIAVLKRISYFYKSNETNKNLKQLSPPNGSVFHAKSHESDVTESLARALADEYLHKDSPVIASEVGAPSKQSSRALILVLHHLEKASLPLLVDENTYGSWILSGNGDGNELRSHRKISSQQWSLVTNFCRLHQLPLSTKYLSVLARDNDWIEFLSEAQIGGYPYDTVVRMASKEFSDPRLRLHMLTVLKGMQSKKKAGSAPFSDTLEKSSETPFPEENVCVPVELFQILAVCEKQKCPGEALLMKAKELSWSILAMVASCFLDVSPLSCLTVWLEITAARETSSIKVNDIASQIADNIGAAVAATNALPLSDRELTFHYNRQSPKRRRLITPVSLDSSASAMSDISSISIKERIFDSQDKTVEDEITVEHHGSVNAVSVSDEGPASLSKMVAVLCEQQLFSPLLRAFEMFLPSCPLLPFIRALQAFSQMRLSEASAHLGSFSARIKEEPMHIQTNLGREGQIETSWISSTAATAADAVLSTCPSPYEKRCLLQLLAATDFCDGGYAAANYRRLYWKINLAEPLLRRDDELHLGNEDWDDASLLSALEKNRHWEQARNWAKQLEASGAPWKSAMHHVTESQAESMVAEWKEFLWDVPEERVALWGHCHTLFIRYSFPSLQAGLFFLKHAEAVEKDLPARELHELLLLSLQWLSGMISISNPVCPLQLLREIETKVWLLAVESETQVKSEGDFNLTFSTRESAIKNDSSIIDRTASIIATMDNHINTMRNRTVEKYETRENNQMPHKNQVVDAGLSTTFGGNTKPKRRAKGYVALRRPALDSVEKSADTDDGSNTIISFKNELQLQEENLKVEMSFSRWEDRVGAAELERAVLSLLEFGQITAAKQLQYKFSPGQIPSEFRLVDAALKLASMSTPPNNVSVSMLDEDVYSVMQTYDLLNDKRHIDPLQVLESFVVIFTEGSGRGLCKKIIAVIKVANTLGLSFFEAFNKQPIELLQLLSLKAQESFEEAKFLVQTHPMPAASIAQILAESFLKGVLAAHRGGYMDSQKEEGPAPLLWRFSDFLKWAELCPSEQEIGHALMRLVITGQEIPHACEVELLILSHHFYKSSACLDGVDVLVALAATRVDAYVLEGDFPCLARLITGVENFYALNFILGILIENGQLDLLLQKYSAAADTNTGTAEAVRGFRMAVLTSLKHFNPNDLDAFALVYTHFDMKHETATLLESRAEQSCEQWFRRYNKDQNEDLLDSMRYFIEAAEVHSSIDAGNKTRMDCAQASLLSLQIRMPDFQWLYLSETNARRALVEQSRFQEALIVAEAYNLNQPSEWALVLWNQMLKPEVMEEFVAEFVAVLPLQPSMLTDLAKFYRAEVAARGDQSHFSVWLTGGGLPAEWAKYLGRSLRCLLKRTRDLRLRMQLATVATGFGDVIDACTQEMDKVPDNAAPLVLRKGHGGAYLPLM